The Herpetosiphonaceae bacterium sequence GGCATCGCCGCGCTGAGCCAGGCTGCCGAATCGTTAGCCAGCGTGATCGACAAGGGCATCGCCGACAAGGCGCAGGCGCAAAAAGATCCGGTGATCACGATCACGTTCATCGATCCCGACTGGGACTCCGGCAGCGGTCGCTCGATCTGGACCACCTCGAAGAGCGATAGCGACTACTACACCAAGAGCGACAAATTCGATGTGTATCTGGAGCGCAGCCTGCCTGATGTCGTGCGCAATAGCTGGGCGATCTTCGCCAGCACCAAGATCGGCCCGACACCTTACCGCATCGCCGAGGTAGCCGAGGTGTCGCTGGCCGACTACGGCATGAGCGGGCGGACCACCGGTCTGGCGCTGCGGAAGCCCAGCGGCGCGGTGCTTCTGAACACCACCACCGACAAGCCACAGGACTTTCGCGTGCGCAAGACCACGGCCTATGTGCAGAGCGAGACGCTGCCGCTAGAGCCGCTGCCGATCGAGGAGCCGGTCGGCAAAGGCGCGACCGCGCTGCTGCTCGACACGATGGTGCTGGGACTCAGCGCGGGCCAGACCGTGATCGTCAGCGGCGAGCAGGCCGACGCGCCCGGCGTGCTGCGCAGCGAGGTGCTGGTGCTCAAAGAGATTATCCACTACCAGGGCTACACCACGCTGATCTTCACCACCGGCCTTCAGTGGAGCTACCTGCGCGAGACGCTGACGATCAACGCGAACGTCGCGCTCAGCACGCACGGCGAGACAAAAAAAGAGGTGCTCGGCAGCGGCGATGCCGCGCAGCCGCTCCAGAAGTTCGTGCTCAAGCAATCGCCGCTGACCTACGTCTCGGCGGCGACGACCACCGGCTCCGCCAGCACGCTTGAGGTGCGCGTCAACGATATTGCCTGGGACGAGGTCGCCGCGCTGTATGGCCTCGCGCCCCGCGATCGAGCCTACATCACGCGCACCGACGACGCCGCCAAGACGACTGTGCAGTTCGGCGACGGCATCTCCGGCGCGCGGCTGCCAAGCGGCACCGAAAATATCACCGCGACCTACCGGGTGGGCACCGGGCTGGCGGGCATGGTCAAAGCCGGGCAGCTCAGCCTGCTGATGACTCGTCCGCTCGGCGTCAAAGGCGTGACCAATCCGCTGGCTCCCAGCGGCGCGGAAGATCCCGAAACCCGCGACAAGGCCAGAGAGAACGCGCCGCTGACGGTGCTGACGCTGGGCCGGATCGTCTCGCTGCAAGACTTCGAGGATTTTGCGCGGGCCTTCGCCGGCATCGGCAAAGCCCAGGCGACCTGGCTCTGGTCGGGTGAGCACCGGCTGATCTATCTGACCGTCGCGGCGGCAGATGGCGGCGCGGTCGCGTCGACGCTCTTCACCAATCTCAAGGACGCGATCGATCTGGCCCGCGATCCGATCCAGCAGGTGACGATCGCCTCGTACACGCCGATCGCCTTCAACCTTGAGGCTAAAGTGCTGATCGAGCGCGGCTACCTGGCCGACAAAGTGAAGGCCGCCGTCACCGACGCGCTTCAGCAGACCTTCTCGTTCGATCAGCGCGGCTTCGGCCAGGCGGTGACGAAAAGCGAAGTGCTGGCGACGATCCAGGCGGTCGAGGGCGTCGAGGCCGCCGACCTGGACAAGCTCTACCTCGTCGGGCAGGCGCAGAAGCTCAACGAGCGTCTACCGGCGCGCACGGCAACCTGGGACCCGACAGCGCTCCAGCCGACGCCCAAACCGGCTGAGCTGCTCACGCTGAGCCGCGACGGCGTGGCCCTGACGGAGATGAAACGATGACCGACGCTCCGATCGATAAGCTCTACCCGCTGCTGCCCGCGATCTATCGCATCCGCGACGCCGAGCAGGGCGAGCCGCTCAAAGCGCTGCTGACGGTGCTCGCCGAGCAGTTACAGGTGGTCGAGGACGACATCGCGCGGCTCTATGATAACTGGTTCGTCGAAACCTGCGACGAGTGGGTCGCGCCCTACATCGGCGATCTGCTGCGCGTGCGCGGCCTGCATCCGGTCAGCACCACCACCTTCAGCCAGCGCGCGCAGGTCGCCAACACGCTGCGCTACCGGCGGCGCAAAGGCACCGCGACGATGCTGGAGCAACTGGCGCGCGACACCACCGGCTGGAACGCGCGGGCGGTCGAGTTCTTCCAGCTGCTCGCCACCACGCAGCACGTCAATCATATCCGGCTCCAGAACGTGCGCACGCCCGATCTGCGCAACATCGATGCGCTTGAGCTGCTCGACACGCCCTTCGACACGATCGCGCACACCGCCGACGTGCGCCGCATCGCCCGTGGACGCGGCAGGCACAATATCCCGAACATCGGGCTGTTCCTGTGGCGGCTTCAGGCGTTTCCGCTGCTCAAGACCGATGCCGCCGCCGACGGGCCGGGCCGCTTCCGCTTCAGCTCGCTGGGCAACGATCTGCCGCTCTTCAACCAGCCGCAGACCGAGACGGACATCGGCAGCACCGCCGCCGAGATCAACGTGCCGGGCGTGCTGCGGCGCTATCCGCTCTACGCCGAGCTTGAGGCGCTGCGTCAGGCGCTCGTCGACGGCGATCCGCCGCGACTGGCCTACTTTGCCGATCCGCAAGTTCTGCAAATCTTCCTGCCGGGCCAGACCGATCCCGTGCCGCCGGAGGAGATTCTGATCTGCCATCTAGCCGACTGGCGCGAGCCGCCCGCGACCAAAGAGTACACTCGCCGCGACGGCACTACGGTTGCCCGCGCGATCACCGTGGCGGTCGATCCGCTGCTTGGCCGCATCGCGTTTCCTGCCGGTGTCGCGCCGGGCGGCGTGCGCGTGAGCTACGCCTACGGCTTTAGCGGCAACGTCGGCGGCGGCCCCTACGAGCGGCGCCGACCACCGCAGCAGCCGGGCGACTCTCAGCCCTTCCGCGTCGATCCGATCGCCGATCCCAGCGCCTTCGGCTCGCTGATCCGCGTGCCGTCGCCCGGCATTAACACGATCGGCGCGGCGCTGGCGATCTGGAATCCGGCGACGCCGCGCACGGTGATCCAGATCGACGATAGCCGCACCTACGCCGAGGATCTGACGATCGCGCTGACCGACACCGAGCTGATCATCCAGGCGGCCAACACGCAGCGCCCGACGCTGCTCGGCGACATCGCGCTCAGCGGCGGCGACAGGCAGGCCCGGCTGACGATCAACGGGCTGCTGATCGCGGGCCAGATCCGCGTGCAGGATAACCTGCCGGAGCTGAATCTGCTCCACTGCACGCTGGTGCCGGGCCGCCATCTCGACGAGACGGGGCAGCCTACCGAGCCTGGCAGGCCCAGCGTGGTCGTCGACGCCGCCAATGACCGGCTGCGGCTGACGATCGAGCGCAGCATCGTCGGGCCGCTGCGCCTGCCCGCGACGATGGATTGGGTGCGCGCCCAGGACAGCATCATCGACTCGCCCGCGCTGCGACCGCTGCCCACGCTGATCGGCGGCGGTCTTCCCGCAGCGCTCGCGCTGACCTCGGCCACGCCCACGCTCGACGTAACCATCGGCGACGAAGGCCCGCACCCCGTCACGCTCGCCGCCGCCCCGACCACGCCCGCGCAGGCCCGCGATCAGTTGCAGGCCGCGCTACAGGCCGCGCACGCCAGCCCGGCCTTTGCCAGCGCCCGCGTCGCGCTGGCCGCCAACCGTCTGATCGTGCTGCCGGGCACGCGCAGCCGCGTTACGATCGCCAACGCCGCCGCCGATCCGACCGCGACGGAGCTGCGCCTGACCGATGCCGCGCGCCAGGTGCAGGCCATGATCAGCAGGCCGCTCACGCCGTTTCCCACGCTGACCTCGGCCACGCCCACGCTCAACGTCACGATCGGCGACGAAGGGCCGCATCCCGCAGTTCTCGCGGCGGTCCCGACGACCGTGCCGCAGGCTCGCGATCACGTGCAGACCGCGATCCGGAACGCGCATTCCGGCGCGGCCTTTACCGGCACGTTCGTCGTCAGCGTCGACGATCGGCTGCTGGTGCTGCCCGGCGCTGACGACACGCCGATCATCTTCAGCGCCGCGCCCGCCGACCCGACCACCTTCGTGCAACTGGGCCTGGAAAGCGAGCTGGCCGCGCTGGCCGCCGACGATACCGGCGCGCAGCCGGGACCGCCCGCCACGCTGGAGCGCACGACGATCTTCGGCGCGGTCCATGTCCAATCGCTCACGCTCGCCTCGGAGGTGATCTTCGTCGATCCGGTGATCGCCGACCGCCGCCAGCTTGGCTGCGTGCGCTTCTCGTTCGTGCCCGACGGCTCGCGCGTGCCGCAACCCTACCGCTGCCAGCCGGATCTCGCCACCCGCCAGGCGATCGACGCGGCCCTGATCGACAACTCAGCGCTGACGCCCATCGAAAAACAGCAGATCGCCGCCACGATTCGGGTCTGGCTGCGGCCAAGCTTCACCGCGCGCCAGTACGGACAGCCAGCCTACGCGCAGCTTGGTCGGTTCTGCCCCGACGAGATTCGCACCGGCGCGGAGAACGAGGCCGAGATGGGCGTCTTCAATTTTTTGATGCAGCCGCAGCGCGAGGCCAACCTGCGCGCCAACCTCGACGAATACCTGCGCTTTGGTCTTGAGGCCGGAATCTTGTTTGTGACGTAGGGGCGTATGACATACGCCCCGCCAGATTCGATACGAAATACGTTCATCGCAATTCATTTCATAATGCAATTATTCAATCGTAGGAACACGAATATTCGGGGCGTAATGATGATCCTTTACAGAATAATCGGGATCGAATCGTAGGGACGACCCGACGGTCCGCCCCTACCGATATTTTCCCGATGAATGCACATCATCATCACGCCCTTACCTGATCAATACACGGTTCTCAAAAAACGCTACTGTCGATGATGACGATCGACACTTCTGGCGGGCGTCCAGAAGGCCCTCAGGCCGGGGTGTGGGGCTATCCCCCACAGCGTCATTATTCTTGACCTGGATCAGCGCATGATCCATCCGCACAGGTTCCTTGATCATGCACTAGGGAGGACTCATGAAAGGCGATTTCACGCGCTCCACCTTCAAATCTCAGAAGCACTACAGCAGCGTGCGCATGCAGCAGGGCCGCGTGCAGATAGATGCTGACTGGAACGAGCAGATCGAGATCCAGACCTATCTCGATCAGACCCAGGCCAGAGATGTGATCGGGCTGTGCGGCGTGCCGAAGATCGGCGGCGGCTTTGCGATCGGCGTGAACGAGGACGGCACCGACCTGACGATCTCTGAGGGCCGCATCTATGTCGACGGCATTCTGTGCGAGAACGACGGCCCGCAGCCCGTACTTTTCACACAGCAGCCCGATCTGCCCGGCACTACGCCGCCGGGCGATCCCGGCACCTATCTGGTCTATCTCGACGTGTGGCAGCGGCACATCACCGCGCTGGAGGACGAGACGATCCGCGAGGTGGCGCTGGGCGGCCCCGACACCGCGACGCGCACCCGGACCGTCTGGCAGGTCAAGCTGCTGCGCGTCGGCGACGCCAACGCCGACGTGACCTGTGAGACTGAGTTTGAGGAATGGACCAGCCTGATCGACGCCGAGCGCGGCAAGCTCAGCGCGCGCGCCCAGGTCAGCGAGCCAAGCGACAGCCCGTGCATCATCGAGCCGGGCGCTGGCTATCGCCGCCTGGAGAATCAGCTCTACCGCGTCGAGATCCACAACGATAGCGACTCAGGACAGCCTACCTTCAAATGGTCGCGCGACAACGGCTCGATCGTGCGCTTGTGGGCGGCCAAAAACGGCGACGACCTGACGATCAGCAGCGCGGGCCGCGATAGCTTCCTGGGCTTCGCTACCGGCCAGTGGGTTGAGCTGACCGACGACAATCGCGAGCTGCTGGGCGACCCCGGCACGCTGGTGCAGCTTGCCAACGCGATCGGCCAGACGCTGACGATCGATCCCGCTACCGCCAGCGGCACCGTCGACTTCACGGCGTTCGACGAGCATCCCAAGGTGCGGCGCTGGGACATGCCCGGCACCACCGGCCCGATCGAGGTGTCTGTGCCCGCTGGCAACGGCGGCTGGATCGCGCTGGAGGACGGCGTTGAGATCAAGTTCGATCTGTCGGGGCCGTTCCGCACCGGCGACTACTGGCTGATCCCGGCGCGCACCGCGACCGCCAACGTGGAGTGGCCGTTCGCCGATCCGCAGCCGCCGCACGGCGTGCGGCACCACTACTGCCGCCTGGCGCTGATCAACTTCGAGGGCGAGGCGCTCACAGCCGACAGCATTCAGGACTGTCGCATCGATTTTCCGTCGCTGACGACGATCTGCGCCGAGGATGTCTGCTTCGACAACACCAGCTGCGACCTGCAAGATGTCGTGACGGTTCAGGATGCGATCGATCGACTCTGCGCCGAGCGCGATCTGCGCCATCACAACAAGCACCTGCACGGCTGGGGCATCGTCTGCGGGCTGAACGTGACCTGCGGCCCCAACGACGACAACGGACGCCGCAACAACGTGACGATCCACACGGGCTACGCGATCGACTGTGAGGGCAACGACATCCTGGTAGAGCGCGACACGCGCTTCCAGGTGATGCGCGAGATTCGCCGCCTGATGGAGCAGAATCCCGATCTCAAGATCCTTGACGACAAAGGCAACGGCGAGGTCAGCCTGATTCTGGAGCGCGACGGCAGCTATCGCCTTGCACCATACGATCCCAAGGCGCGCAATGAGCTGCAAGCGCTGCTGGCCGGAACGCTGCTGCTGGATTTTTATAACGATTGCATCAAGCCCATTCAGGATTTTCTCGAAGAGCAGCTTCAGCCGCCGCCCAACGAAGAGAAGGAACCTGCCGGTCCGACCTACCAGCGGCTATCGGCGCTGACCAACCTGGTCGCGCAGCCGGTCAACCAGCAGACCGGTCAGCACATCTACCTCTCGCCGCGCGAGCATCGGCTGATCGAGGAGTTTTACATCGGGCTGCGCGATCTGCTGACGAGCGAGACGTTCTGCGCGATGTTCGCCAACGCGCGGCCCTTGCCCGACTATCCGCTGCGCGACCTGGGCATCAGCCAGCGGGCTATGGATACGATCTTCGGACGCAGCCAGCATGTCCGGCTGCGCATGCGTCCCGGCGGCGCGGAGGTCTATAGCGTCGGCCCCGGCTCCAATCCGCTCAAGCCCGACACCACGATCAACCGCTACGACGTGAACAAGAACGTGCTGATCGAGCGGATCAACCCGATCGCCGGAGCGCAGATCGACGACAACCAGAGCGACACCGGCACCGGCGCGGTTCAGGACGTGGCGTTCTCGCCCGACGGCAGGCTGATCTACATGATCGCGGCGACCAAGAGCGACGAGAATACCTTTTTCCGCGTCGGCGAGATCGGACGCACAGGCATCACCTGGCGACCAATGGTGACGATCTGCGATGTCAAGCTAGTAACGCTCGCCACCACGCCCGCCGATCGCACCAACGTCTATGCAATCGGCCTGCGCAAGCAGACGATCACCGATCCCAACGGCACGACGCGCACCCAGTTTCGCGGCGCTGGCCTGTACCAGATCAATCCCGACAACGTCAATCCCAACATGGAGCCGATGCCGGGCCAGGCGTTCAATACCTTCGGCCACCTTGAGATCAGCGCCAACGGTCGCGCCTTCGTCACGTTCCGCACGACCGATACGCAGCCGACCTCCTACAACGCGGTGCGGGCGATCCAACTGCCGGGCGGCACCACGATTCGCGAGTTTCCGCTTGAGCTGAGCGGCAGCGACGACATCGCGATCTTTACGGCGGCGGAGGAGGCCCGCACCGAGACGCTCTTTGTCGTGACGGGGCCGGACAGCAATAATCGCAAGCTGATCCAGGGCTTCAACATCGCCAATGGGCAGCAGCTCGGCGATGGCGTGCCGATGCCCAACACCACGATCCGGCTTGAGCCGTTCGCGCCGCAGCGGATGCTGCTGGTGACGCTGGAAAACAACTACTCGGTACGCATGATCAGCATGGACGCGCTGCGTGCGATCGACGGCTACCTCCTGCCGACCCAGGTCAGCCCGGTCGGGATCACCTCCACGTCGGGCATCCGCAACATCCGCGAGCAGCGCGTCTATGTGCTGAACCAGCTCAGCAATACGATCACCACCGTCGCGGGCGAGCTATTCAATCCCGAATTTCGCTTCCGGCTCGACGTGCTGGCCGCCTACCGCAAAGGCGTGCTCGAAGCCTTCGCCGATCTGCTGGGCGGCTTTCTGCAATATCTCAAGGATTGTCTGTGCGATCACTTCCTGGTCAAATGCCCGCAGTGCGACGAGGACGACATCATCTATCTGGCCGCGATCAGCATTCGCGAGGAGCAGGTCTACAAGGTCTGCAACTTCTCGCAGCGCAAATATGTCAAGAGCTTCCCGACGATGGGCTACTGGCTCTCGATGTTTCCGTTCATTTCGCTCTTCGACCGGCTGATCGAGCAGTTCTGCTGCCTGGTGCTGCCCGATCTCTTCGGTCGCTACACCGTGGACGAGTTCAACCAGGATCGCTCGTTCCAGGGCGCATCGCCGGTGCAGGGCTCGCAGTTCCGCCAGGTGCTTGGCCTGGTGCAGGGCCAGGATCTCGGCGCGCTGATCCGCAGCTTTACCAACAAATCCCGCACCGCAGCCCAACTGACGAGCGAGTCCACGAGCCAGCCAGCGTTTACGCCGCCCCTGACGCGCCGCGCCTCGGTCGTCGAGGGCATCAGCCTGGTCAACACATCGGTCGACAACGCCGAGACGCAGCTCAAAGAGGCCGGTGTCGAGGTGCGGCGCGCGGCCTACGATCCGAGCGACACGCCCAACATCGTCTCGACGCTGCCCGGCTTCTTCCGTCAGATCCGGCCCGGCTCTGCCGTGACGCTCTACGAGGAAAACGGCCAGGTGCGCTACTACTCGGTCGCCAGCGCCGATCCGTCGAGCGAGCTGCGCGCCCAGGTGACATCGCTGTCGGAGCGGCTCAGAGCGCGCGATACCGAGCTGCAAACATTGCAGAGCCGCATCGAGGAGCAGAAGACCACGCTCGATGAGGTCGTGCCGCTCACCACCAAGCTGGCGGATACCGAGCGGCGGCTGACGGAGCGCAACGAGGAGATCGCCGGGCTGCGCAGGCAGATGCAGGAGCTTGAGAGCAGACAGACCGAGATCGCGGGCGAGCGCGGCGCGCGGGCCAAGCTGGCCGAGGTCGAGGCCGAGCTGAAGGAGCTGCGCGAGTTCCGCGAGGAGGTGCGCAAGTTTATGCGCCGACCGCCGCAGTAAACGCATCAGCAGATCGCCGCAAGCGCGCTCCATCGCCCGTGCGGTGGAGCGTGGTCTGCCCGGCGAGTTAATCTTGAGGCTGACGCAGCAGGCGCGCCTGCCTGCAAAAGAGCAGCGTATCCACCGAGAAGCGCCCAGGCAAACGGTTGTTGAAGCTTTGGCAAACCATGCAGGATGAACGCGCTGCCCACGATCAGGCGAGGAGCAAAAGTCCGATCGCCCCCGGCGATCGACGTAGGTGGAGAAGCGATTCAAGCCAAAACCTCTGGTACGCAGACCACAAAGCTATGCCAACGGTAGCGCTCTCCTGAGGCGAATCTCTGGAGTCCGGAGGTCTTGTGTGGAGGTCGCGCGGCGAGTCGCTGCGACGTGGCGCAGGTTGCGGTAACGCTATACAATGCGATCATCATGACTACTATGAAACAAAGGAGCATTGTATGCTGATTAGCCCGGAGTTGAACGCCGCCCTGAACGAGCAGATCGGCAACGAGTTTGGAGCGTCGTTACAGTACGTCGCCATCGCGGCCTACTTCGACAGCGACAACCTGCCGATCTTCGCCCGGCACTTCTACACCCAGGCGACCGAAGAGCGCGATCATGCGATGCGCTTCGTCAAGTTCGTCGTCGATTCGGGCGGACGCCTTGAGATTCCACCGATCCCCGCGCCGCAGTGCAACTTCGCGTCCGCCGAAGAGGCGGTGCGGCTATCGCTCAACTGGGAGATGAAAGTCACCGAGCAGATCAACGGGCTGGTCGATCTGGCGATCAACCAGAAAAACCATATCATGAAGCATTTTCTGGAATGGTTCGTCAACGAGCAGCTCGAAGAGGTGTCGAGCATGGAGACACTGCTGGGCATGGTGCGGCGCGCAGGCGATTCGGGCCTGCTGCTCGTCGAGAGCTTCCTGGCAAGCGGCGGCCTGAGCCAGGGACAGCCAGGCGCAGCCAGCGCCGACTAACGATCCCATCGACGCGGCACGTTTTGCGCGGCGAGACGTGCCGCCAGCGTTAATCCCCGGTCGCAGAGCGCGTTCGGCACGGCTAGGTGGACGACTGAGGCATGATCTGCCGGATCGCCGCCAGCAGCACATCCATCGGCCCCTGCTTCTGGATAAACGCCGACGCGCCTGCGGCCTCTGCGCGGGCACGAGTGATCGCGTCGTCGTACAGGCTGAGGATGACCACGCTGCTGTACGGCACTGCCGCCCGCAGCGCCTCCGTAGTGACAATCCCGTCCATGTGCGGCATTTTCACATCCATCACGATCACGTCAGGATGCAGCGTCCGCGCGAGCGTGATCGCAGCTTCTCCGTCGCCCGCCTCGCCGACAACCGCGACATCCGGCTCGAGCGCCAGGCGCATGCGCAAGCCCATGCGCACCGATGGTTGATCATCTACCAGCAGCAGCTTAATCATGGAGCAGCTCCAGATCCACCATCACGGCAGAGACGCTATCGCCCGCTTTCCGCTCCGGTAAAGCCTCATAGATATGCTACAATACTCATATTCAGCGAGTGTATCGCCCAATCGGAATCATCTGCGCCCAGCCGATGATGCACGCGCGCTCAGACCTTCGACAGAGACAAATCTCCATCCAAAGACGGAGCCTGTATGACCATTCGGATTGTGATCGCCGACGACCACAGTGTGGTCCGGCAAGGGCTGCGTATGTTTTTAGGCCTCGACCCGGAGCTAGATGTGGTGGGCGAGGCGGCCAACGGTGCCGAGGCCGTGGATCTGGCGCGGCAGCTTCAGCCCGATGTGGTGCTGATGGATCTGCTGATGCCGGTTATGGACGGCATTACCGCTACGGGCATGATCCGCCGTGAGCTGCCCGATACCGAGGTGCTGGCGCTGACCAGCGTGCTGGAAGACGACAAGGTGATCGGCGCGATCCGTGCCGGAGCGATCGGCTACCTGCTCAAAGATACCGAAGCCAACGAGCTGCGCGACGCGATCAAGGCGGCGGCGGCGGGCCAGGTTCAGCTCTCGCCCAAGGCTGCCGCACGGCTGATGCGCGAGGTCAACGCTCCCGACAGTCCCGAAGTGCTGACCGAGCGCGAAACCGAGGTGCTGCGCCTGATGGCGGTCGGACAGGCCAACAAAGAGATCGCGCGCACGCTGCACATCGGCGAGAAGACCGTTAAAACGCATGTCAGCAATATCCTGGGCAAGCTCGGCGTGCAAAGCCGCACCCAGGCCGCGCTCTACGCCGTGCGGATCGGGCTTGTCTCCGTCGATCAAACGGGCTAGTTTCGCGTTCAGGCTATCACCCCGGGCCGGGGTGCCATGCCCGGAGGGCACCCGCATTGTCTGACGGCATATTGGTTCTTGGTACGTTGTTCTGGGCTTGTTCCTGTGTTCGCTTGTTCCTTTTGCTGGGTTCCTGATCCTCCATGAATAGTAAAACACAATCGTCCCGCGCTACCGCCCGCCCCACGCTCCTCGACAGCACCGCGGCGCGGCTTGGCGCTGCGCTGGGGCTGGTTGGCATCGGCGGCGCGCTGCTGCTGGTTTCTGCCG is a genomic window containing:
- a CDS encoding putative baseplate assembly protein; the encoded protein is MSTPPLDPCGCCEGVTALTPAALDNRPGLSALAYRVGTHGTFKQTMQSALAGQQALDRLTARDDADPSIALIDACATMLDVLTFYQERIANEGFLRTATERRSILELARKVGYELNPGVAASTYLAFTLEDAPGSPGTATIEVGTKVQSLPGPGELPQTFETIAPLTAYTAWNKIQPRLTQPQQLTIVKGVLYLIAGDNKQIPAQRLYISGTQTNLKAGDLLLVTVGSDALPVAIKAVEVETDQTRTRLDLDVPAPVKAEPLPAISPTLTYDPPVNTGGTPDFKPLPLTEANIKTNVLQRRWRERDLATFLAANRWSADELLDYVKNLTAVTASNVLAFRTRAGFFGHNAPLYDSLPKPSQKTSGIAALSQAAESLASVIDKGIADKAQAQKDPVITITFIDPDWDSGSGRSIWTTSKSDSDYYTKSDKFDVYLERSLPDVVRNSWAIFASTKIGPTPYRIAEVAEVSLADYGMSGRTTGLALRKPSGAVLLNTTTDKPQDFRVRKTTAYVQSETLPLEPLPIEEPVGKGATALLLDTMVLGLSAGQTVIVSGEQADAPGVLRSEVLVLKEIIHYQGYTTLIFTTGLQWSYLRETLTINANVALSTHGETKKEVLGSGDAAQPLQKFVLKQSPLTYVSAATTTGSASTLEVRVNDIAWDEVAALYGLAPRDRAYITRTDDAAKTTVQFGDGISGARLPSGTENITATYRVGTGLAGMVKAGQLSLLMTRPLGVKGVTNPLAPSGAEDPETRDKARENAPLTVLTLGRIVSLQDFEDFARAFAGIGKAQATWLWSGEHRLIYLTVAAADGGAVASTLFTNLKDAIDLARDPIQQVTIASYTPIAFNLEAKVLIERGYLADKVKAAVTDALQQTFSFDQRGFGQAVTKSEVLATIQAVEGVEAADLDKLYLVGQAQKLNERLPARTATWDPTALQPTPKPAELLTLSRDGVALTEMKR
- a CDS encoding DUF6519 domain-containing protein, yielding MKGDFTRSTFKSQKHYSSVRMQQGRVQIDADWNEQIEIQTYLDQTQARDVIGLCGVPKIGGGFAIGVNEDGTDLTISEGRIYVDGILCENDGPQPVLFTQQPDLPGTTPPGDPGTYLVYLDVWQRHITALEDETIREVALGGPDTATRTRTVWQVKLLRVGDANADVTCETEFEEWTSLIDAERGKLSARAQVSEPSDSPCIIEPGAGYRRLENQLYRVEIHNDSDSGQPTFKWSRDNGSIVRLWAAKNGDDLTISSAGRDSFLGFATGQWVELTDDNRELLGDPGTLVQLANAIGQTLTIDPATASGTVDFTAFDEHPKVRRWDMPGTTGPIEVSVPAGNGGWIALEDGVEIKFDLSGPFRTGDYWLIPARTATANVEWPFADPQPPHGVRHHYCRLALINFEGEALTADSIQDCRIDFPSLTTICAEDVCFDNTSCDLQDVVTVQDAIDRLCAERDLRHHNKHLHGWGIVCGLNVTCGPNDDNGRRNNVTIHTGYAIDCEGNDILVERDTRFQVMREIRRLMEQNPDLKILDDKGNGEVSLILERDGSYRLAPYDPKARNELQALLAGTLLLDFYNDCIKPIQDFLEEQLQPPPNEEKEPAGPTYQRLSALTNLVAQPVNQQTGQHIYLSPREHRLIEEFYIGLRDLLTSETFCAMFANARPLPDYPLRDLGISQRAMDTIFGRSQHVRLRMRPGGAEVYSVGPGSNPLKPDTTINRYDVNKNVLIERINPIAGAQIDDNQSDTGTGAVQDVAFSPDGRLIYMIAATKSDENTFFRVGEIGRTGITWRPMVTICDVKLVTLATTPADRTNVYAIGLRKQTITDPNGTTRTQFRGAGLYQINPDNVNPNMEPMPGQAFNTFGHLEISANGRAFVTFRTTDTQPTSYNAVRAIQLPGGTTIREFPLELSGSDDIAIFTAAEEARTETLFVVTGPDSNNRKLIQGFNIANGQQLGDGVPMPNTTIRLEPFAPQRMLLVTLENNYSVRMISMDALRAIDGYLLPTQVSPVGITSTSGIRNIREQRVYVLNQLSNTITTVAGELFNPEFRFRLDVLAAYRKGVLEAFADLLGGFLQYLKDCLCDHFLVKCPQCDEDDIIYLAAISIREEQVYKVCNFSQRKYVKSFPTMGYWLSMFPFISLFDRLIEQFCCLVLPDLFGRYTVDEFNQDRSFQGASPVQGSQFRQVLGLVQGQDLGALIRSFTNKSRTAAQLTSESTSQPAFTPPLTRRASVVEGISLVNTSVDNAETQLKEAGVEVRRAAYDPSDTPNIVSTLPGFFRQIRPGSAVTLYEENGQVRYYSVASADPSSELRAQVTSLSERLRARDTELQTLQSRIEEQKTTLDEVVPLTTKLADTERRLTERNEEIAGLRRQMQELESRQTEIAGERGARAKLAEVEAELKELREFREEVRKFMRRPPQ
- a CDS encoding ferritin yields the protein MLISPELNAALNEQIGNEFGASLQYVAIAAYFDSDNLPIFARHFYTQATEERDHAMRFVKFVVDSGGRLEIPPIPAPQCNFASAEEAVRLSLNWEMKVTEQINGLVDLAINQKNHIMKHFLEWFVNEQLEEVSSMETLLGMVRRAGDSGLLLVESFLASGGLSQGQPGAASAD
- a CDS encoding response regulator transcription factor, coding for MIKLLLVDDQPSVRMGLRMRLALEPDVAVVGEAGDGEAAITLARTLHPDVIVMDVKMPHMDGIVTTEALRAAVPYSSVVILSLYDDAITRARAEAAGASAFIQKQGPMDVLLAAIRQIMPQSST
- a CDS encoding response regulator transcription factor — translated: MTIRIVIADDHSVVRQGLRMFLGLDPELDVVGEAANGAEAVDLARQLQPDVVLMDLLMPVMDGITATGMIRRELPDTEVLALTSVLEDDKVIGAIRAGAIGYLLKDTEANELRDAIKAAAAGQVQLSPKAAARLMREVNAPDSPEVLTERETEVLRLMAVGQANKEIARTLHIGEKTVKTHVSNILGKLGVQSRTQAALYAVRIGLVSVDQTG